From the genome of Populus alba chromosome 10, ASM523922v2, whole genome shotgun sequence, one region includes:
- the LOC118034548 gene encoding uncharacterized protein, producing the protein MDRGVSEEDGSIRFPVDELRRLSETYGSATIFEPQSDIGKRDSSTGNSVSPTLPAPEKKLTLFALRLAIFEKAATCLGTLGFIWATVVLLGGFAITLDKTDFWFITIILLIEGTRIYSRSHELEWQHQATWSITDAGINSFRALRSSSHFIIETVKALFRPITRVHKQSLHTREIRKNPDAEISGNWGVQRKLTRTWTSSDVPILPYAQWFFLSRNVSKLLYWLQLASASACVVLSLMKLIKHNYGEVEKGDTDKRNRQSALNIFYSLALAEALLFLMERAYWEWKASYCKLLEEVSKECDLGLSGMVSIRRFFYDAYSRCLEGSIFDGLKMNMVTFAMDLLASNSPDEQLIGARILRQFVMNPQFSDDTLKNIGTNISMIDRLVEVLNWKDPQEEEIRRSAAEILSKLAGKKQNSLRVAGIPGALKSISSLLQTNRSCSTTADEIGEKTIICDHAHYGFWTFNHLGLLILKKLARDHDNCGKIGNTRGLLPKIIDFTHVEERLLKDENVTPSQILTVKRSLQLVMMLASTTGTTGNNLRREISEIVFTISNIRDILRHGEKHPMLQKLSIEILTSLALEEDAKERIGGTGGVLKELFHIFFSQGIPENQNHARMAAGDALAMLALESRRNCLRILKLKVLERLVGALEVPLLRVNAARILRNLCTYTGVDCFDQLKGVAAAVPTVLEAVMSEENKLQEVMVGLAAEAFKFMTPQESNIMFERTGIKEAELANKILQILKNYENPPVKVPRIRRFSIELAIWMMRNNTANVRTFKDLGLEKELEGVLESTAEVESFNIFSGTSGLSRHSTTIHSLVETALQLLEDR; encoded by the exons ATGGATCGTGGCGTATCGGAAGAAGATGGCAGCATTCGTTTTCCGGTTGACGAGCTTCGCAGGCTTAGCGAAACCTATGGCTCTGCAACCATTTTTGAGCCTCAGAGTGATATAGGAAAGAGAGACAGTAGCACTGGAAATTCTGTTTCTCCAACATTACCTGCACCGGAGAAGAAACTCACACTCTTTGCTCTTCGCCTTGCCATTTTTGAGAAGGCAGCTACTTGCCTGGGAACCCTCGGGTTCATCTGGGCAACTGTTGTTCTTCTCGGAGGGTTTGCGATTACTTTGGATAAAACAGATTTCTGGTTTATCACCATTATTCTGTTGATTGAAGGGACTCGAATTTACAGCAGGAGCCATGAGCTTGAATGGCAACACCAAGCCACGTGGTCAATTACTGATGCTGGGATTAACAGTTTCCGGGCATTGAGATCCAGCTCCCACTTCATTATTGAAACTGTGAAAGCACTTTTTAGGCCAATAACACGGGTTCACAAGCAGAGTCTGCATACCAGAGAAATAAGGAAGAATCCTGATGCAGAAATCTCTGGGAACTGGGGAGTCCAGAGGAAGCTAACTCGGACATGGACAAGTTCAGATGTTCCTATTCTACCATATGCTCaatggttttttctttcaagaaatgTCAGCAAGCTTCTCTATTGGCTCCAGCTGGCATCTGCATCAGCCTGTGTGGTTTTATCATTGATGAAACTCATCAAACATAACTATGGTGAGGTTGAGAAAGGGGATACTGACAAGAGGAACCGACAATCTGCACTGAATATTTTCTATTCTTTGGCTTTGGCAGAAGCTCTGTTGTTTCTGATGGAGAGAGCTTACTGGGAGTGGAAGGCAAGCTACTGTAAACTGCTGGAAGAGGTGAGCAAAGAGTGTGATTTGGGGCTTTCAGGCATGGTTTCGATCAGAAGGTTCTTCTACGATGCCTACTCTAGGTGTCTTGAAGGCAGTATCTTTGATGGCCTAAAAATGAACATGGTTACTTTTGCTATGGATCTATTGGCTTCCAATTCCCCTGATGAACAGCTCATTGGAGCTAGAATTCTTCGTCAATTTGTGATGAATCCTCAGTTTTCTGATGATACTCTCAAAAACATTGGGACAAATATATCAATGATAGACCGATTAGTGGAGGTATTGAACTGGAAAGACCCGCAGGAAGAAGAGATCAGGAGGTCAGCTGCAGAGATACTATCAAAACTAGCCGGCAAGAAGCAAAACTCCCTTCGGGTTGCTGGAATACCTGGCGCATTGAAGTCAATTTCATCTCTGCTACAAACCAATAGAAGTTGCAGCACCACAGCTGATGAAATTGGTGAAAAGACAATCATCTGTGATCATGCACATTATGGATTCTGGACATTTAATCATTTAGGACTTCTTATCCTGAAGAAGCTCGCTCGTGACCATGATAACTGTGGGAAGATTGGAAATACAAGGGGCCTCCTACCGAAGATCATTGATTTCACACATGTAGAAGAGAGGTTGCTGAAAGATGAAAATGTAACACCATCTCAGATTTTGACAGTGAAACGTTCTCTGCAACTGGTGATGATGCTGGCAAGTACAACAGGCACAACTGGTAATAATCTTCGAAGAGAAATCTCAGAGATAGTTTTCACCATCAGCAATATTAGAGATATTCTACGGCATGGCGAAAAACACCCAATGCTACAAAAACTCAGCATAGAGATATTAACCAGTCTTGCACTAGAAGAGGATGCAAAGGAGAGGATTGGGGGCACGGGTGGAGTTCTTAAGGAATTATTCCACATTTTCTTCAGCCAAGGAATTCCCGAAAATCAGAATCATGCAAGAATGGCTGCAGGAGATGCTCTAGCAATGCTGGCCTTGGAAAGCAGAAGGAATTGTCTTcgcattttgaaattaaaagtaCTGGAAAGGCTAGTTGGAGCACTGGAGGTCCCATTGCTCAGGGTAAATGCTGCAAGAATTCTACGGAACTTGTGCACCTATACGGGAGTAGATTGCTTCGACCAGTTGAAGGGCGTAGCAGCTGCTGTACCCACG GTGCTGGAGGCAGTTATGTCTGAAGAGAACAAACTACAAGAAGTAATGGTAGGACTAGCTGCCGAAGCTTTTAAATTCATGACTCCTCAAGAATCCAACATCATGTTTGAAAGAACTGGTATAAAAGAGGCTGAACTAGCCAACAAAATACTCCAGATTCTCAAAAACTACGAAAATCCACCAGTCAAGGTTCCAAGAATAAGAAGGTTTTCCATAGAGTTGGCGATTTGGATGATGCGGAATAACACGGCGAATGTACGTACTTTCAAGGACCTGGGGTTGGAGAAGGAATTGGAGGGGGTTTTAGAATCCACGGCTGAAGTTGAAAGCTTCAACATATTCTCAGGCACTTCTGGGCTGAGTCGCCACAGCACAACTATTCACTCACTTGTTGAAACTGCATTGCAGTTGCTGGAAGACAGGTAA
- the LOC118034549 gene encoding guanylate kinase 3, chloroplastic: MSDSQKPKFTIPPPDKASKPEMLRALEFSMGSSFSTSPICPPPNPLIIVISGPSGVGKDAVIKKLRQVRESLHFVVTATSRPTREGEVDGKDYYFVSEEEFLSMVERNELLEYALLYGDYKGIPKRQIREFMAKGHDIVLRVDVQGAETLRKILGTSAVFIYLVAESELELVERLIDRKTETSEALLVRIATAREEVKHVRDFDYVVVNGEGKLDNAVKLVESIIDAEKAKVQQRRAVI, encoded by the coding sequence ATGAGCGATAGCCAGAAGCCTAAATTCACTATTCCACCTCCTGATAAAGCCTCGAAGCCTGAAATGCTACGTGCCCTTGAGTTCTCGATGGGTTCTTCTTTTAGTACTAGCCCAATTTGCCCCCCTCCAAACCCTTTAATCATTGTGATAAGTGGTCCAAGTGGGGTTGGTAAAGATGCTGTTATCAAGAAATTGAGACAAGTTAGAGAAAGTTTGCATTTTGTTGTGACTGCAACTAGTAGGCCAACGAGAGAAGGTGAGGTTGATGGTAAAGATTATTACTTTGTGTCAGAGGAAGAATTTTTATCAATGGTAGAGAGAAATGAATTGTTAGAATATGCACTTCTCTATGGTGATTATAAAGGGATACCAAAAAGGCAAATCAGGGAGTTTATGGCAAAAGGGCATGACATAGTTTTAAGAGTTGATGTACAAGGGGCTGAGACTTTGAGGAAGATTTTGGGGACTTCTGCTGTCTTTATATATTTAGTGGCGGAGAGTGAGTTGGAACTTGTGGAGAGGTTGATTGATAGGAAGACTGAGACTAGCGAGGCTTTGCTTGTGAGGATTGCGACTGCGAGAGAGGAGGTGAAACATGTTAGGGATTTTGATTATGTGGTTGTGAATGGTGAAGGGAAGTTGGATAATGCAGTTAAGCTGGTGGAATCTATCATTGATGCTGAGAAGGCCAAGGTCCAGCAAAGGAGGGCTGTGATttag